The Ficedula albicollis isolate OC2 chromosome 6, FicAlb1.5, whole genome shotgun sequence genome has a window encoding:
- the PWWP2B gene encoding PWWP domain-containing protein 2B has translation PPPRPLWLRHSYKQWVPQPPPRPIKRTRRRLSRNREPGRLIVSTIRLRPRQVLCEKCKNTLSPPDAGAPPQAKGRRRLSVQDKEQKKHSDSECLEKRNKREKREDDKFSGELVHRTPVIKISYSTPQGKGEVVKIPSRVHGSVKPFCPEPALQNGAGDQEESGDSERCRQSKCLMDKSAGSQLASIPKLKLTRPVHSSVDVPPPKIRLKPHRINDGQSVSIYKAELIDEISVLQSSREPNAGAFYSDEPTDRSLAEMSSGSSGEDDDFKRFPQGKDGHDNLAFLMNYRKRKADSSSLSVCSNDSLDESKSSSSEVTSPELCDFLPGDDASVSSSSKDERKIVPPLTVRLHTQSVSKCVTEDGRTVAVGDIVWGKIHGFPWWPARVLDINLSQKENGEPSWREAKVSWFGSPTTSFLSVSKLSPFSEFFKLRFNRKKKGMYRKAITEAAKAVKHLTPEIRDLLTQFET, from the coding sequence ccccctccccggcCGCTGTGGCTGCGGCACTCCTACAAGCAGTGGGTCCCGCAGCCGCCCCCGCGGCCCATCAAGCGCACGCGGCGGCGCCTGTCGCGGAACCGGGAGCCGGGCCGGCTGATCGTCAGCACCATCCGCCTGCGGCCCCGGCAGGTGCTCTGCGAGAAGTGCAAGAACACCCTGAGCCCCCCGGACGCGGGCGCGCCGCCCCAGGccaagggcaggaggaggctgagcgtgcaggacaaggagcagaaaaagcaCAGTGACTCCGagtgcctggagaagaggaacaagagggagaagagggaggatGACAAGTTTTCTGGGGAGCTGGTGCATCGAACGCCGGTCATAAAAATATCCTACAGCACTCCGCAAGGGAAGGGCGAGGTGGTGAAAATCCCTTCCCGGGTTCATGGCTCGGTCAAACCGTTCTGCCCGGAGCCAGCGCTGCAGAACGGAGCCGGGGACCAAGAGGAGAGCGGGGACTCTGAGCGGTGTCGGCAAAGCAAATGTCTCATGGACAAGTCAGCGGGCAGCCAACTTGCTTCCATTCCAAAACTGAAGCTCACGCGGCCAGTGCATTCCAGTGTGGATGTCCCACCCCCAAAGATACGGCTGAAGCCCCATCGCATCAACGATGGGCAGAGCGTTTCCATTTATAAGGCAGAACTGATTGACGAGATCAgtgtgctccagagcagcagggagcccaATGCTGGGGCGTTTTACAGTGATGAGCCCACCGACAGAAGCTTGGCTGAGATGTCTTCAGGCAGCTCAGGAGAAGATGATGACTTTAAAAGGTTCCCCCAGGGTAAAGATGGACATGATAACTTGGCTTTCCTCATGAATTACCGTAAAAGAAAAGCGGATTCTTCTAGTTTATCGGTGTGTAGCAATGACAGCCTAGATGAATCCAAGTCTTCTAGTTCAGAAGTGACATCACCAGAGCTGTGTGACTTTTTGCCTGGTGATGATGCCTCCGTCTCTTCATCTTCAAAAGATGAGCGTAAAATTGTGCCGCCCCTGACAGTCAGGCTGCACACCCAGAGCGTGTCCAAGTGTGTAACAGAAGATGGAAGGACTGTGGCAGTGGGGGACATTGTCTGGGGTAAAATCCACGGCTTTCCGTGGTGGCCAGCGCGTGTGCTTGACATAAACCTGAGCCAGAAGGAGAACGGGGAGCCCTCGTGGCGAGAAGCTAAGGTCTCGTGGTTCGGTTCTCCCACGACTTCCTTCTTGTCTGTTTCCAAACTCTCTCCGTTCTCGGAGTTTTTCAAACTGAGGTTCAATCGCAAGAAGAAGGGGATGTACCGCAAAGCCATCACCGAGGCTGCAAAGGCAGTCAAGCACCTGACCCCCGAAATACGAGATCTCTTAACACAGTTTGAGACATAA